The proteins below are encoded in one region of Tomitella fengzijianii:
- a CDS encoding PaaX family transcriptional regulator: MSITDAAGTSLAAGRAELGGASARSLLLTVLGEFVYPRGADVWTSTLLESLGTLGVEEKSARQAIARASAEGLLESMRDGRRTRWSLTAAGAELLREGTARIYTFLADEHDWDGLWVLLSVAVPEAQRKLRHRLRTQLTWLGMGSPAPGLWVVPDAAKLDELESVLDGLGLRPSAFVWTGQWAEIGERQALIEAAWKLDEVGGKYREFTDVFVPDDGLAPADAFAAQVRLVQAWRRFPFLDPDLPARLLPDDWPGPDAARAFRDCHASWHEPAQSAWEAWEAGAG, translated from the coding sequence GTGTCCATCACCGATGCCGCAGGCACGAGCCTCGCCGCGGGCCGCGCGGAGCTCGGCGGGGCCAGCGCGCGTTCGCTGCTGCTCACCGTGCTCGGCGAGTTCGTCTACCCGCGCGGCGCCGACGTGTGGACGTCCACGCTGCTGGAATCCCTCGGCACGCTCGGCGTGGAGGAGAAGTCGGCGCGCCAGGCCATCGCGCGCGCATCGGCGGAGGGCCTGCTGGAATCCATGCGGGACGGCCGCCGCACCCGCTGGAGTCTCACCGCCGCGGGCGCGGAGCTGCTGCGCGAGGGCACGGCGCGCATCTACACGTTCCTGGCCGACGAGCACGACTGGGACGGGCTCTGGGTGCTGTTGTCGGTGGCGGTGCCGGAGGCGCAGCGCAAGCTGCGGCACCGGCTGCGCACCCAGCTGACCTGGCTGGGCATGGGCTCGCCGGCACCCGGGCTCTGGGTGGTGCCGGACGCCGCCAAGCTCGACGAGCTCGAAAGCGTGCTGGACGGACTGGGATTGCGCCCGTCCGCCTTCGTGTGGACCGGGCAGTGGGCGGAGATCGGCGAGCGGCAGGCGCTGATCGAGGCCGCCTGGAAGCTCGACGAGGTGGGCGGGAAGTACCGCGAGTTCACCGACGTCTTCGTTCCGGACGACGGGCTGGCCCCGGCCGACGCGTTCGCCGCGCAGGTGCGGCTGGTGCAGGCGTGGCGGCGGTTCCCGTTTCTGGACCCGGACCTGCCGGCGCGACTGCTTCCGGACGACTGGCCGGGCCCCGATGCTGCGCGCGCGTTCCGCGACTGCCACGCGAGCTGGCACGAGCCGGCCCAATCGGCGTGGGAGGCCTGGGAGGCCGGCGCGGGGTAG
- a CDS encoding LLM class flavin-dependent oxidoreductase, with protein MDVYVTLGPDQESASSVAAAAEDAGFDGVSWGEHLFFHGATPNAFVALAAAAGATARIRLLTSVVILPLYPAALAAKLAATLDRVSNGRLDLGVGVGGEYPAEFEAAGVDVRTRGRRSDEALEVLRRLFAGTPVYFDGDFTRIRGEALQPPPVQRPGPPVWLGGRRPAAMRRAGRFADVWFPYMYSPEQLAESLAQVRAEAERAGRDPAAVRGAVFCWGGVDDADGARSRREVVDTVSGVYQQDFDRLADRYLLHGTPDDVAARIREYRDAGAETLVFSPVGDGRRRDEIVATFGDGVLPRVR; from the coding sequence ATGGACGTCTACGTCACCCTGGGCCCCGACCAGGAGTCCGCGTCCTCCGTCGCAGCCGCGGCGGAGGACGCGGGCTTCGACGGGGTGTCGTGGGGCGAGCACCTGTTCTTCCACGGCGCCACGCCCAACGCGTTCGTCGCGCTGGCCGCGGCAGCCGGGGCCACCGCCCGGATCCGGCTGCTCACCTCCGTGGTGATCCTGCCGCTGTACCCGGCGGCGCTCGCGGCGAAGCTTGCCGCCACACTCGACCGGGTGTCGAACGGCCGGCTCGACCTGGGCGTGGGCGTCGGCGGCGAGTATCCCGCCGAGTTCGAGGCTGCGGGGGTGGACGTGCGCACGCGCGGCCGCCGCTCAGACGAGGCGCTCGAGGTGCTGCGGCGCCTGTTCGCCGGTACCCCGGTGTACTTCGACGGCGACTTCACCCGCATCCGCGGCGAGGCGCTGCAGCCCCCGCCGGTCCAGCGCCCCGGGCCGCCAGTGTGGCTGGGCGGTCGCAGGCCGGCCGCCATGCGCAGGGCCGGCCGCTTCGCCGACGTGTGGTTCCCGTACATGTACAGCCCCGAGCAGTTGGCCGAGTCGCTGGCGCAGGTGCGCGCGGAGGCCGAGCGGGCGGGACGCGATCCCGCCGCCGTGCGCGGGGCGGTGTTCTGCTGGGGCGGGGTCGACGACGCCGACGGCGCCCGCTCGCGCCGCGAGGTGGTCGACACCGTCAGCGGCGTCTACCAGCAGGATTTCGACCGCCTCGCGGACCGCTACCTGCTGCACGGCACCCCCGACGACGTGGCCGCGCGCATCCGCGAATACCGCGACGCCGGCGCGGAGACCCTCGTGTTCTCCCCCGTCGGCGACGGGCGGCGCCGCGACGAGATCGTCGCGACGTTCGGTGACGGGGTACTGCCGCGCGTGCGATGA
- a CDS encoding DUF6158 family protein: MTAPLGRPARELTDEELEHQGTQAHATRNWVFLHGTAAQFATHTARMLELEQEYIRRFPKRTWQGSGGAPAAAGDEVEQMKAAIAGIVVQLQALLEITPAEPTDGKVAGDPVDTLLRRVAEAPHGRMHKLVVHQAARELGISREKLAELYKGDPRLLDTEKGDRVITEAGKARIAAAAQ, translated from the coding sequence GTGACCGCCCCGCTGGGTCGTCCGGCCCGGGAACTGACGGACGAGGAACTGGAACATCAGGGCACGCAGGCGCACGCCACCCGCAACTGGGTGTTCCTGCACGGCACGGCGGCGCAGTTCGCCACGCACACCGCGCGCATGCTGGAGCTCGAGCAGGAGTACATCCGGCGCTTCCCCAAGCGCACCTGGCAGGGATCCGGCGGGGCGCCGGCCGCCGCGGGCGACGAGGTGGAGCAGATGAAGGCGGCCATCGCGGGGATCGTCGTGCAGCTCCAGGCGCTGCTCGAGATCACTCCCGCGGAGCCCACCGACGGCAAGGTCGCCGGGGATCCCGTGGACACGCTGCTGCGGCGCGTCGCCGAGGCCCCGCACGGCCGGATGCACAAGCTGGTAGTGCACCAGGCCGCGCGCGAGCTCGGCATCAGCCGCGAGAAGCTCGCCGAGCTCTACAAGGGCGACCCGCGGCTGCTGGACACGGAGAAGGGCGACCGCGTCATCACCGAGGCGGGCAAGGCCCGGATCGCCGCCGCGGCCCAGTGA
- the boxB gene encoding benzoyl-CoA 2,3-epoxidase subunit BoxB produces the protein MTVKDDRIGAAPSPTGKLSPIDYSERIPNNVDLAGDRRLQRALERWQPKFLDWWKNLGPQLPTEDVYLRTAVAVGRDGWAHFDFVPMEEYRWGIFLAEAKEDRKVNFGQHKGEPAWQEVPGEYRAELMRLITVQGDTEPASVEQQRVLGMTAPSLYDLRNLFQVNVEEGRHLWAMVYLLQAHFGREGREEAEQLLKRNSGDVDSPRILGAFNEETTDWLQFFMFTYFTDRDGKYQLGTLKESAFDPLARTCEFMLKEEAHHMFVGTTGVQRTVERTAQLIKEHGTHDIWQYGGIPLEVIQQYLNFQYSVSLDLFGSEQSTNVAAYYTGGLKGRWQETRRKDDHDLTEATYPVRMIADGRIVEKQVPYLTALNLDLRDEYTADCENGVRRWNQALEDAGLEERLTLPHEGFNRQVGNYAGHFVSPEGEVITEEQWNAGAAAWLPSQETRDKVAALMVPEYEPGEFAGWIAPPQTGINDQPVEFDYVHLAEEGLA, from the coding sequence ATGACCGTCAAGGACGATCGCATCGGCGCCGCCCCCAGCCCCACGGGCAAGCTCAGCCCCATCGACTACAGCGAGCGCATCCCCAACAACGTCGACCTCGCCGGCGACCGGCGCCTGCAGCGCGCGCTCGAGCGCTGGCAGCCCAAGTTCCTCGACTGGTGGAAGAACCTCGGCCCGCAGCTGCCCACCGAGGACGTCTACCTGCGCACCGCGGTGGCCGTCGGCCGCGACGGCTGGGCGCACTTCGACTTCGTCCCCATGGAGGAGTACCGCTGGGGCATCTTCCTGGCGGAGGCCAAGGAGGACCGCAAGGTGAACTTCGGCCAGCACAAGGGCGAGCCCGCCTGGCAGGAGGTGCCCGGCGAGTACCGCGCCGAGCTGATGCGCCTGATCACCGTGCAGGGCGACACCGAGCCCGCCTCCGTCGAGCAGCAGCGCGTGCTGGGCATGACCGCCCCGTCCCTCTACGACCTGCGCAACCTCTTCCAGGTCAACGTGGAGGAGGGCCGGCACCTGTGGGCGATGGTCTACCTGCTGCAGGCGCACTTCGGCCGCGAGGGTCGCGAGGAGGCAGAGCAGCTGCTCAAGCGCAACTCCGGCGACGTCGACTCGCCGCGCATCCTCGGCGCCTTCAACGAGGAGACCACCGACTGGCTGCAGTTCTTCATGTTCACCTACTTCACCGACCGCGACGGCAAATACCAGCTGGGCACGCTCAAGGAGTCGGCGTTCGACCCGCTGGCCCGCACCTGCGAGTTCATGCTCAAGGAGGAGGCGCACCACATGTTCGTGGGCACCACCGGCGTGCAGCGGACGGTGGAGCGCACGGCGCAGCTCATCAAGGAGCACGGCACCCACGACATCTGGCAGTACGGCGGCATCCCCCTCGAGGTGATCCAGCAGTACCTCAACTTCCAGTACTCGGTGTCGCTGGACCTGTTCGGTTCGGAGCAGTCCACCAACGTCGCCGCCTACTACACCGGCGGGCTCAAGGGCCGGTGGCAGGAGACCCGCCGCAAGGACGACCACGACCTCACCGAGGCCACCTACCCGGTGCGCATGATCGCGGACGGCCGCATCGTCGAGAAGCAGGTCCCCTACCTCACCGCGCTCAACCTGGACCTGCGCGACGAGTACACGGCCGACTGCGAGAACGGCGTGCGGCGCTGGAACCAGGCGCTCGAGGACGCCGGGCTCGAAGAGCGGCTGACCCTCCCGCACGAGGGCTTCAACCGCCAGGTCGGCAACTACGCGGGCCACTTCGTCAGTCCCGAGGGCGAGGTCATCACCGAGGAGCAGTGGAACGCCGGTGCGGCCGCGTGGCTGCCGTCGCAGGAGACCCGCGACAAGGTCGCCGCGCTCATGGTCCCCGAGTACGAGCCCGGCGAGTTCGCCGGCTGGATCGCCCCGCCGCAGACCGGCATCAACGACCAGCCGGTGGAGTTCGACTACGTCCACCTGGCCGAGGAGGGCCTGGCCTGA
- the fdxA gene encoding ferredoxin: MPYVIASPCVDVMDKSCTEECPVDCIYEGDRKLYINPKECIDCGACEPVCPVEAISQDRRVPEEDEGFIANNREFFESVLPGRDEPLGAPGGAHKLGPVGVDTPMVAEL; the protein is encoded by the coding sequence ATGCCGTACGTCATCGCCAGCCCCTGCGTGGACGTGATGGACAAGTCCTGCACGGAGGAGTGCCCCGTCGACTGCATCTACGAGGGTGATCGCAAGCTCTACATCAACCCCAAGGAGTGCATCGACTGCGGCGCATGCGAGCCGGTGTGCCCCGTCGAGGCCATCAGCCAGGACCGCCGCGTCCCCGAGGAGGACGAGGGGTTCATCGCGAACAACCGCGAGTTCTTCGAGTCCGTCCTCCCCGGCCGCGACGAGCCGCTGGGCGCCCCCGGCGGCGCGCACAAGCTCGGCCCGGTAGGGGTCGACACGCCGATGGTGGCGGAGCTGTGA
- the boxC gene encoding 2,3-epoxybenzoyl-CoA dihydrolase has translation MTVIDNDAPATTGDHAPGPVVDFDTEPAAYRHWRLEIDGPVATLTLAVDPDGGIVAGYELKMNSYDLGVDIELYDAVQRLRFEHPEVTSVIVTGGLDRMFCAGANIRMLAASPHAWKVNFCKFTNETRNGIEDATANSGQTYIAAVNGTSAGGGYELAAACEQILLVDDGTSAVSLPEVPLLGVLPGTGGLTRVVDKRKVRKDRADIFATRQEGVRGQTAVDWGLVDGLAKASALMTDARERALAAGAGSPRPGDAQGVRLTPLRRSVGDDTLEYTSVSVDIDRDGRRADIVVTVPDEAPPADAAGALGQGAEYWPLRVTRELDDAILRLRTNEQEIGTWVFRVRGDHQRALAFDAQLRELSADWFVNEVNHYLKRTLKRLDVTSRSLFSVIEPGSAFDGFLAEIALASDRQYMLEGVFEDVDPDATPASLTLTDSNLGPFPMGNGLTRLQSRFYGHDDQVDAVAAEKDTALDAAAADGLGLVTMALDDIDFEDELRIVLEERASLSPDALTGMEANHRFVGPETMETKIFGRLTAWQNWIFIRPNASGPEGALRRFGTGRRADYDMKRV, from the coding sequence ATGACCGTCATCGACAACGACGCCCCCGCCACCACGGGCGACCACGCCCCCGGCCCCGTGGTCGACTTCGACACCGAACCGGCCGCGTACCGCCACTGGAGATTGGAGATCGACGGCCCCGTCGCCACCCTCACGCTCGCAGTGGACCCCGACGGCGGCATCGTCGCCGGCTACGAGCTCAAGATGAACTCCTACGATCTGGGCGTGGACATCGAGCTCTACGACGCCGTGCAGCGCCTGCGCTTCGAGCACCCGGAGGTCACGTCGGTGATCGTCACCGGCGGCCTCGACCGCATGTTCTGCGCCGGCGCCAACATCCGCATGCTGGCGGCCTCGCCGCACGCGTGGAAGGTGAACTTCTGCAAGTTCACCAACGAGACCCGCAACGGCATCGAGGACGCCACCGCGAACTCGGGCCAGACGTACATCGCCGCGGTCAACGGCACGTCGGCCGGCGGCGGCTACGAGCTCGCCGCCGCGTGCGAGCAGATCCTCCTGGTCGACGACGGCACCTCCGCCGTCTCGCTCCCCGAGGTTCCGCTGCTCGGCGTGCTCCCCGGCACCGGCGGCCTGACCCGCGTCGTCGACAAGCGCAAAGTGCGCAAGGACCGGGCCGACATCTTCGCCACCCGCCAGGAGGGCGTCCGCGGACAGACCGCGGTGGACTGGGGGCTCGTCGACGGGCTCGCGAAGGCCTCGGCGCTCATGACCGACGCCCGCGAGCGCGCCCTCGCCGCGGGCGCCGGTTCGCCGCGCCCCGGCGACGCGCAGGGCGTGCGCCTCACGCCGCTGCGGAGGTCCGTCGGCGACGACACCCTCGAGTACACCAGCGTCTCCGTGGACATCGACCGCGACGGCCGCCGCGCCGACATCGTCGTCACCGTCCCGGACGAAGCGCCGCCCGCCGACGCCGCGGGCGCGCTGGGCCAGGGAGCCGAGTATTGGCCGCTGCGGGTGACCCGCGAGCTGGACGACGCGATCCTGCGCCTGCGCACCAACGAGCAGGAGATCGGCACCTGGGTGTTCCGGGTCCGAGGAGACCACCAGCGCGCGCTCGCGTTCGACGCCCAGCTGCGCGAGCTGTCCGCGGACTGGTTCGTGAACGAGGTGAACCACTACCTCAAGCGCACGCTCAAGCGCCTGGACGTGACGAGCCGCAGCCTGTTCTCGGTGATCGAGCCGGGCAGCGCCTTCGACGGGTTCCTCGCGGAGATCGCGCTGGCCTCGGATCGCCAGTACATGCTCGAAGGCGTCTTCGAGGACGTCGACCCCGACGCGACGCCCGCCAGCCTCACGCTGACGGACTCGAACCTCGGCCCGTTCCCGATGGGCAACGGCCTGACCCGCCTGCAGTCGCGCTTCTACGGGCACGACGACCAGGTGGACGCGGTCGCCGCGGAGAAGGACACCGCCCTGGACGCGGCCGCGGCCGACGGGCTGGGCCTGGTCACCATGGCCCTCGACGACATCGACTTCGAGGACGAGCTGCGCATCGTCCTCGAAGAGCGGGCGTCGCTGTCCCCCGACGCCCTCACCGGCATGGAGGCCAACCACAGGTTCGTCGGCCCCGAGACCATGGAGACCAAGATCTTCGGCAGGCTCACCGCCTGGCAGAACTGGATCTTCATCCGCCCCAACGCCTCCGGCCCCGAGGGCGCGCTGCGTCGCTTCGGCACCGGCCGGCGCGCCGATTACGACATGAAGCGGGTGTAG
- a CDS encoding benzoate-CoA ligase family protein, translating to MTLFNAADFLVHRQARGGFADKTAVEGTRERTYAELSADVARAAANLRGLGLHTDDRVLFVMVDDVEFVVSLLAAFHAGLVAVPISTMYDGRELAEIVEDSGARAVVASAEFAGAVNEAVSAASEVEHLVTSGDFPVSVPDRVNVLRWEALAAEPAVPMPEPAATDDDAWALWLYTSGTTGKPKAAMHRHANIRHVYETYGRQTLGITSDDRCLSVAKIFFAYGVGNSVFFPLAAGATTVLEPRRPTPEVFGERARAARPTLFFGVPTFYNAMVHSTLPDDAFASVRLGVSAGEPLPRALQEKVLARFGFEILDGIGSTEALHIFLSNVPDDIRHGTTGRPVPGWDVEVRDADGNVCPPGEPGELFIRGASLAVGYWRRTDAQRSVFLGDWMRTGDTYMRDEEGVFTCLGRSNDLLKAGGIWVTPGEVEARILAHPAVLEAAVVGSEDEAGLVKPVAAVVLKTPHDAVTEREIIDWCRDGLAHFKAPRAVRFVDELPKTATGKLQRFRVKQQLAGTLTAPEREPAHLAGGAR from the coding sequence ATGACACTGTTCAACGCGGCGGACTTCCTCGTCCACCGGCAGGCCCGCGGCGGATTCGCGGACAAGACCGCGGTGGAGGGCACTCGCGAGCGGACCTATGCGGAGCTGTCCGCCGACGTCGCACGCGCGGCCGCCAACCTCCGCGGGCTGGGCCTGCACACCGACGACCGCGTGCTGTTCGTCATGGTCGACGACGTGGAGTTCGTCGTCTCGCTCCTGGCAGCCTTCCACGCCGGGCTGGTCGCGGTGCCGATCTCCACGATGTACGACGGCCGCGAGCTGGCGGAGATCGTCGAGGACTCCGGCGCCCGCGCCGTCGTGGCCAGCGCCGAGTTCGCCGGCGCGGTCAACGAAGCCGTGTCGGCGGCGTCCGAGGTGGAGCACCTGGTCACCTCCGGCGACTTCCCGGTCTCCGTCCCGGACCGGGTGAACGTGCTCCGGTGGGAGGCGCTCGCCGCCGAGCCGGCCGTCCCCATGCCGGAGCCCGCCGCCACCGACGACGATGCGTGGGCGCTTTGGCTCTACACCTCGGGCACCACGGGCAAGCCGAAGGCCGCGATGCACCGGCACGCCAACATCCGCCACGTCTACGAGACCTACGGGCGGCAGACGCTGGGGATCACCTCCGACGACCGGTGCCTTTCCGTCGCGAAGATCTTCTTCGCCTACGGCGTCGGCAACTCGGTGTTCTTCCCGCTCGCCGCCGGTGCGACGACGGTCCTCGAACCGCGCCGGCCCACCCCCGAGGTGTTCGGGGAGCGCGCCCGCGCCGCGCGGCCCACGCTGTTCTTCGGCGTGCCCACCTTCTACAACGCGATGGTCCACTCCACCCTGCCGGACGACGCCTTCGCGTCGGTGCGGCTGGGCGTCTCCGCGGGCGAACCGCTGCCCCGGGCGCTGCAGGAGAAGGTGCTGGCCCGGTTCGGATTCGAGATCCTCGACGGCATCGGGTCCACCGAGGCGCTGCACATCTTCCTGTCCAACGTGCCCGACGACATCCGGCACGGCACCACCGGCCGCCCCGTCCCCGGCTGGGACGTGGAGGTCCGCGACGCCGACGGGAACGTCTGCCCGCCGGGGGAACCGGGCGAGCTGTTCATCCGCGGCGCCAGCCTGGCCGTGGGCTACTGGCGTCGCACCGACGCGCAGCGCTCGGTGTTCCTGGGCGACTGGATGCGCACCGGCGACACCTACATGCGCGACGAGGAGGGCGTCTTCACCTGCCTCGGCCGCTCCAACGACCTGCTCAAGGCCGGCGGCATCTGGGTCACCCCCGGCGAGGTCGAGGCCCGGATCCTCGCGCACCCGGCCGTCCTGGAGGCGGCCGTCGTGGGCAGCGAGGACGAGGCCGGCCTGGTCAAACCCGTCGCCGCGGTGGTGCTCAAGACGCCGCACGACGCCGTCACCGAACGCGAGATCATCGACTGGTGCCGCGACGGGCTCGCCCACTTCAAGGCGCCCCGCGCCGTGCGCTTCGTCGACGAACTTCCCAAGACCGCGACGGGCAAGCTCCAGCGGTTCCGCGTCAAGCAGCAACTGGCCGGCACGTTGACCGCACCCGAGCGGGAGCCGGCCCACCTGGCAGGAGGGGCCCGATGA
- a CDS encoding NAD(P)/FAD-dependent oxidoreductase: MTAHDLDILIVGAGPVGLYGVYYAGVRGLKVGVIDSLSEVGGQVSALYPEKQIFDIAGYPRVKGRDLVAALAAQAAQADPVYLLGQEAQELVEHDVPAGSGARRFTVTTSTGDVVHCGAIVLTAGIGTFTPRKLPAGEEYLGRGLEYFVPDPLPYAGSDVVIVGGGDSALDWALMLEEHAKSVTVVHRRKIFRAHAATVAQVEASTVRMITDAEVVALTGGDTLADARVRTKGTGDEEVVACGNVVAALGFLANIGPLREWGIELRDNRHIVVDSAMRTTRPGIFSAGDITEYDGKVRLISVGFGEVATAVNNAAVHLDPDAQLFPGHSTDEQPAPEPATA; encoded by the coding sequence ATGACCGCACACGACCTCGACATCCTCATCGTCGGCGCAGGCCCCGTGGGGCTGTACGGCGTGTACTACGCCGGCGTCCGCGGCCTGAAGGTCGGCGTCATCGATTCGCTCTCCGAGGTCGGCGGCCAGGTCAGCGCGCTGTACCCGGAGAAGCAGATCTTCGACATCGCCGGCTACCCGCGGGTGAAGGGGCGCGACCTCGTCGCCGCCCTGGCCGCCCAGGCCGCACAGGCGGACCCGGTGTACCTGCTGGGCCAGGAGGCGCAGGAGCTGGTGGAGCACGACGTACCGGCCGGCTCCGGCGCGCGGCGGTTCACCGTCACCACGTCCACAGGCGACGTCGTGCACTGCGGGGCGATCGTGCTCACCGCGGGCATCGGCACCTTCACCCCCCGCAAGCTCCCCGCCGGCGAGGAGTACCTGGGCCGCGGCCTCGAGTACTTCGTGCCCGACCCGCTGCCCTACGCGGGGTCGGACGTCGTGATCGTCGGCGGCGGCGACTCGGCCCTGGACTGGGCGCTCATGCTCGAGGAGCACGCCAAGTCCGTCACGGTGGTGCACCGGCGCAAGATCTTCCGCGCCCACGCCGCCACCGTCGCCCAGGTGGAGGCGTCGACGGTGCGGATGATCACCGACGCCGAGGTGGTCGCCCTGACCGGCGGCGACACGCTGGCCGACGCGCGCGTGAGGACCAAGGGCACCGGCGACGAGGAGGTGGTCGCCTGCGGCAACGTGGTGGCCGCGCTGGGTTTCCTCGCCAACATCGGCCCGCTGCGCGAATGGGGCATCGAGCTGCGCGACAACCGGCACATCGTCGTCGACTCGGCCATGCGGACCACGCGCCCCGGCATCTTCTCCGCCGGTGACATCACCGAGTACGACGGCAAGGTGCGGCTGATCTCCGTCGGATTCGGCGAGGTCGCCACCGCCGTCAACAACGCCGCGGTGCACCTGGACCCCGATGCGCAGCTTTTCCCCGGGCATTCGACCGACGAACAGCCCGCGCCGGAGCCCGCGACGGCTTAG